A DNA window from Primulina tabacum isolate GXHZ01 chromosome 12, ASM2559414v2, whole genome shotgun sequence contains the following coding sequences:
- the LOC142521330 gene encoding uncharacterized protein LOC142521330, whose protein sequence is MTARKLRPYFLSHPIVVLTDSPLGRIMTHAEVSGRMVKWTIELGEYDIEYQPRAAIKAQALTDFLIEMIPPAEEEVWRIFVDGASNLSGCRVGVVIITPSREKIKLALKIDPRVTNNEAEYEAVLSGLQAAQEVGASRVIIYSDSQLVAQQIKGGYETKDEKMLKYLKLNTARAATFTDWSIEQIPQEENGEADNLAKMAASISEVSTREIMCFTRMVLSINEEIPPVQKSSWMTPIVEYIIHEKLPENRVQATKIKKQVHRFVFLNNVLYRRSYQGPLLKCLSEDEVEYVLREIHEGCCGEHLGGTALSRKLFWPDSGGPE, encoded by the coding sequence ATGACTGCTCGGAAATTAAGGCCATACTTTTTGTCTCATCCAATAGTGGTCCTCACCGATTCTCCGCTTGGAAGAATAATGACACATGCAGAAGTCTCAGGAAGAATGGTCAAATGGACAATAGAGCTGGGAGAGTACGACATCGAATATCAGCCCCGGGCTGCTATCAAAGCCCAGGCTTTAACAGATTTCTTAATAGAGATGATCCCGCCGGCAGAAGAAGAGGTATGGAGAATTTTTGTTGATGGTGCTTCAAATCTATCCGGATGCAGAGTTGGAGTGGTCATAATTACCCCATCCAGGGAAAAAATCAAATTGGCCCTGAAAATTGATCCCCGAGTCACAAATAATGAAGCTGAGTATGAAGCTGTTTTATCAGGATTGCAGGCCGCCCAGGAGGTTGGGGCCTCCCGAGTGATTATTTATTCTGATTCTCAGTTGGTAGCACAACAAATTAAAGGTGGTTACGAGACCAAAGATGAAAAAATGCTCAAGTACCTGAAACTTAACACAGCACGGGCTGCAACTTTTACCGACTGGAGCATTGAACAAATTCCCCAGGAAGAGAATGGGGAAGCCGATAATCTCGCCAAGATGGCCGCCTCCATATCCGAAGTAAGCACCCGTGAAATCATGTGTTTCACCCGGATGGTGCTCTCTATTAATGAGGAAATACCACCGGTCCAGAAAAGTTCATGGATGACTCCGATCGTGGAATACATAATACATGAGAAGCTCCCAGAAAATCGAGTCCAGGCCACGAAAATCAAAAAACAAGTGCATAGGTTCGTCTTCCTGAATAATGTTTTGTACAGGCGATCTTATCAGGGCCCATTACTCAAGTGCTTGTCAGAAGACGAGGTAGAGTACGTCCTCCGGGAAATACACGAGGGATGTTGTGGGGAACATCTCGGAGGAACAGCTCTGTCTCGAAAATTATTTTGGCCGGATTCTGGTGGCCCCGAATGA